One Lysinibacillus sp. OF-1 DNA segment encodes these proteins:
- a CDS encoding DUF2804 domain-containing protein codes for MKQHAEKEILQPTLLCDKKGNLNPAAIGFARKPLINSNLSGHLMRKKKWNYWCIYGDEILFSATISHLDYAAVCFVYFLEYETQRYFEKTITIPFGGKLKMPTQVLESVSFKNSEMMIDLLYIQNETHLSVSIPDFDGDVLRAKLIVQHPPTDETLNVVIPWNRKTFQFTGKHHILPTSGVVTIGTRRYNFSAEENFAVLDYGRGVWPRQALWNWGMASQRVRGRRIGLNLGGKWTDGTGMTENAVFVDGKMTKIHEDLLFQYDSGDYMQRWKVKTKFSNQVSLTFSPFFERVAQTNAKLVKSEVHQLFGYYDGSILLDNGETLVIQQMLGCIEEHRAKW; via the coding sequence GTGAAGCAGCATGCTGAGAAAGAAATTTTACAGCCTACTCTTTTATGCGATAAAAAAGGTAATTTAAATCCAGCAGCCATCGGATTTGCACGTAAGCCCCTTATTAACAGCAATTTAAGCGGCCATCTCATGCGCAAAAAGAAATGGAACTATTGGTGTATCTATGGTGACGAAATCTTGTTTTCTGCTACGATTAGTCATTTAGATTATGCTGCTGTCTGCTTTGTTTATTTCCTTGAATATGAAACACAGCGCTATTTCGAAAAAACGATTACCATTCCCTTCGGTGGTAAATTAAAAATGCCGACACAGGTTTTAGAATCCGTCTCATTTAAAAATAGCGAAATGATGATTGATCTATTATATATACAAAATGAAACGCATCTATCGGTGTCCATACCAGACTTTGATGGTGATGTTTTACGTGCAAAGCTTATCGTCCAACATCCCCCAACTGATGAAACCTTAAATGTTGTCATCCCTTGGAATCGCAAAACATTTCAATTTACAGGCAAGCATCATATACTCCCAACTTCAGGTGTTGTCACAATTGGTACTCGCCGTTATAATTTTTCGGCCGAAGAGAATTTTGCAGTGTTAGATTATGGACGAGGTGTATGGCCACGCCAAGCATTATGGAATTGGGGAATGGCCTCTCAGCGAGTTCGAGGAAGACGGATTGGACTGAACTTAGGAGGTAAATGGACAGATGGTACTGGCATGACTGAAAATGCTGTTTTTGTTGATGGTAAAATGACCAAAATACATGAGGATCTTTTGTTTCAATATGATTCTGGAGACTATATGCAACGTTGGAAAGTAAAAACGAAATTTTCTAATCAGGTTTCATTAACCTTCTCCCCTTTTTTTGAACGTGTTGCTCAAACTAATGCCAAATTAGTTAAATCGGAGGTACATCAACTATTTGGCTATTACGATGGCTCCATTTTACTCGACAATGGTGAAACACTTGTTATTCAACAAATGCTCGGATGTATTGAAGAACATCGTGCGAAATGGTAG
- a CDS encoding amidase domain-containing protein, with translation MAKMYNRQAAVQYANLWWNRRNPAFPNFDVDCTNYISQCLLAGGAPMRGAPSRDKGWWIQQGNWSFSWSVAHSLRWYLEGSTTGLKGRRVQSAEELELGDVIFYDFQGNGRIDHSVIVTSIQNGIPYVNAHTSDSINRPYFYEDSTAYTPSMTYFFYHIDDSFA, from the coding sequence ATGGCAAAAATGTATAACAGGCAGGCTGCAGTTCAATATGCTAATTTATGGTGGAACAGACGCAACCCAGCTTTTCCAAACTTTGATGTAGATTGCACAAACTATATATCTCAATGCTTACTTGCGGGTGGCGCACCAATGCGTGGCGCACCGAGTAGAGATAAAGGTTGGTGGATTCAACAAGGGAATTGGAGCTTTAGCTGGTCTGTGGCTCATTCATTAAGGTGGTATTTAGAGGGATCTACAACTGGATTGAAGGGTAGGCGTGTTCAATCGGCAGAGGAGCTAGAGCTTGGGGATGTCATTTTTTATGATTTTCAAGGAAATGGGAGAATTGATCACTCCGTTATTGTCACAAGTATTCAAAATGGTATTCCCTATGTCAATGCCCATACTTCGGATAGTATTAATCGACCTTATTTTTACGAGGATTCCACTGCCTATACACCGAGTATGACTTACTTTTTCTATCATATAGATGACAGCTTTGCTTAA
- a CDS encoding nitroreductase family protein, whose protein sequence is MSEQILSVRDAIIQRRSIKKFNGQPVDREDLMAIIDDAVWAPNHGNREPWRLVVACGKELADLHQLLRDLTIPKWQELSSEDLAKQMMKFTLPGGYAFVIVPEDARQKERLEDYAAASTFIQNIQLLAWDRGIGSCWKTPGFLDNPKFREALKVQPGERVIAMLQMGYFDEVPKGKERKQSAEIVTIFGE, encoded by the coding sequence ATGAGCGAACAAATTTTATCGGTTAGAGATGCAATTATTCAACGTCGTTCCATTAAAAAGTTTAATGGTCAGCCTGTAGATCGTGAGGATTTGATGGCTATTATCGATGATGCTGTCTGGGCACCAAATCACGGTAACCGTGAGCCTTGGCGTTTAGTAGTAGCCTGTGGAAAGGAATTAGCAGACCTACACCAGCTATTACGCGACCTGACAATTCCAAAATGGCAGGAGCTTTCAAGTGAAGATTTAGCGAAGCAAATGATGAAATTTACATTACCAGGTGGCTATGCTTTTGTAATCGTACCAGAGGATGCTCGTCAAAAAGAACGTTTAGAAGATTATGCAGCTGCAAGTACGTTTATTCAAAATATACAACTGCTTGCGTGGGATAGAGGCATTGGTTCTTGCTGGAAAACGCCAGGCTTCTTAGATAATCCGAAATTCCGTGAAGCTTTAAAGGTTCAGCCAGGTGAGCGTGTCATTGCCATGCTACAAATGGGTTATTTTGATGAAGTACCGAAAGGCAAGGAACGTAAACAATCAGCTGAAATAGTGACGATTTTTGGTGAATAA
- a CDS encoding dipeptidase — MTNLQQLDAYFAEHREAHLNELNEFLQIPSISSLSEHKEDIQQAAQWLANAFEKLNLENISITQTAGHPVVYADWLHAEGKPTILFYGHYDVQPVDPLNLWDSEPFNPTIRDNKLFARGASDDKGQVFMHLKMIEALFATTGTLPVNVKFIYEGEEEIGSPHLPAYVEEHKEKLAADLILISDTGLYGPGKPAVCYGLRGLTGIQIDVRGAKGDLHSGLYGGGVQNAIHALAEILASFRDEHGTIQVEGFYDKVLPLSEEEREAYLALGFDEESVKQEVGVKELFGEQGFSYLERTWARPTLEVNGVFGGFSGEGIKTVLPAEAGAKITCRLVPNQEPDEIVALLKAHVEKHKPTGVEINISEFDKGRPFLTPFDHPFIQAAGRSYEKVYNVPTAYTRGGGSIPIVAAFDEILDLPVVLMGFGLSSENFHAPNEHFHLENFDKGLRVLSDYLYEVSDLQK, encoded by the coding sequence ATGACAAATTTACAGCAATTAGATGCTTATTTTGCAGAACATCGTGAGGCACATTTAAATGAACTGAATGAATTTTTACAAATTCCAAGTATCAGTTCTCTATCTGAGCATAAAGAAGATATTCAACAGGCAGCACAATGGCTAGCTAATGCGTTTGAAAAACTAAATCTTGAAAATATCTCTATTACACAAACAGCTGGGCACCCTGTTGTCTATGCGGATTGGTTACATGCTGAAGGGAAACCAACTATTTTATTTTATGGTCATTATGATGTACAACCTGTTGATCCATTAAATTTATGGGATAGCGAGCCGTTCAATCCTACGATTCGTGACAATAAATTATTTGCCCGTGGAGCGAGTGATGATAAAGGACAAGTGTTTATGCATTTAAAAATGATTGAGGCACTCTTTGCAACAACAGGGACTTTACCAGTCAATGTCAAATTCATTTATGAAGGCGAAGAAGAAATCGGCAGTCCGCATCTACCTGCTTATGTTGAAGAACATAAGGAAAAACTCGCAGCAGATTTAATTTTAATTTCTGATACGGGCCTTTATGGTCCTGGTAAGCCTGCGGTATGCTATGGATTACGTGGCTTAACAGGCATTCAAATTGATGTTCGTGGAGCTAAAGGAGATCTACACTCTGGTCTTTACGGTGGCGGCGTCCAAAATGCTATCCATGCATTGGCTGAAATTTTAGCATCCTTCCGTGATGAGCATGGAACGATTCAAGTTGAAGGCTTCTACGATAAAGTATTGCCACTATCAGAAGAAGAACGTGAAGCTTATTTAGCACTTGGCTTTGATGAGGAATCAGTTAAACAGGAAGTTGGCGTAAAAGAATTATTCGGTGAACAAGGTTTTTCTTATTTAGAACGCACTTGGGCTCGTCCAACACTAGAGGTTAACGGTGTATTTGGTGGCTTCTCTGGTGAAGGCATCAAAACGGTTCTACCTGCGGAAGCTGGTGCTAAAATCACATGCCGTCTTGTTCCAAATCAAGAGCCTGACGAAATTGTAGCACTATTAAAAGCCCATGTTGAAAAACATAAACCTACTGGTGTGGAAATCAATATTTCTGAATTTGATAAAGGGCGTCCATTCTTAACACCTTTCGATCATCCATTTATCCAAGCAGCTGGACGTTCCTATGAAAAAGTGTATAATGTACCAACTGCATACACACGTGGCGGAGGATCTATCCCTATTGTAGCTGCCTTTGATGAAATTTTAGATTTACCTGTGGTGTTAATGGGCTTCGGCTTATCAAGTGAAAACTTCCACGCACCGAACGAACACTTCCATTTAGAAAACTTCGATAAAGGCTTACGTGTGTTAAGTGATTACTTATACGAGGTTTCTGATTTACAAAAATAA
- a CDS encoding beta family protein, with protein MYISTLRQKQGELRALDMLEARHVNSNLFIPNIILKDSSIESLQQIKDKFNSKVILDTRDLDADEIGELEENVLLADFQHFYINYSIENCITSWPTEKFDYVKIPKNLLNEFFVQWVQANNLKFPKNIMFDFEAVKEILSDETLSIVTRIIDILGEKNYIICSGAIPNSVPENASTDYKLQRFELDVFNQIKEKTGVNIIFSDYSTVSPVISSGGRAIVQIKYTLENEYWFVRNGLRRGNYNFVSVCDTIVSKARTFDAQSCWADKYIQDVHISGENSGNPSVWASLGINKHLVMCINENL; from the coding sequence ATGTACATTTCTACTTTGCGACAGAAACAGGGGGAATTAAGAGCGTTAGATATGTTAGAAGCAAGACATGTTAATTCTAACTTATTCATTCCTAATATTATTCTAAAAGATTCTTCGATAGAATCATTACAACAAATAAAAGATAAATTTAACTCTAAGGTGATTTTAGACACAAGAGATTTAGATGCAGATGAAATTGGAGAATTAGAGGAAAATGTTTTATTAGCTGATTTTCAACATTTTTATATTAATTACTCAATTGAAAATTGTATAACAAGTTGGCCTACAGAAAAATTCGATTATGTTAAAATTCCAAAAAATTTGTTGAATGAATTTTTTGTTCAATGGGTTCAGGCGAATAACTTGAAATTTCCTAAAAATATTATGTTTGATTTTGAAGCTGTGAAAGAAATTCTGTCTGATGAAACTCTCAGTATTGTAACAAGAATAATAGATATATTGGGAGAAAAAAATTACATTATTTGCAGTGGGGCTATACCCAATTCTGTACCTGAAAATGCATCAACAGATTATAAATTACAAAGGTTTGAATTAGATGTTTTTAATCAAATAAAAGAAAAGACTGGTGTAAACATCATTTTTAGTGATTATTCAACAGTAAGTCCTGTAATTTCAAGTGGAGGGAGAGCAATTGTACAAATTAAATATACATTAGAAAACGAATATTGGTTTGTTCGAAACGGGTTAAGACGAGGAAATTATAATTTCGTAAGTGTATGTGATACGATTGTAAGTAAAGCTAGGACTTTTGACGCGCAATCTTGTTGGGCAGATAAATATATTCAAGATGTTCATATTAGTGGGGAGAATAGTGGGAATCCGTCAGTGTGGGCATCATTAGGTATTAATAAACATCTTGTTATGTGTATTAATGAAAATCTCTAA
- a CDS encoding sce7726 family protein — MMKVDEKEMRNALINRLNGYKECYIYEEFTVPSGKARADVVAVNGHVIAYEIKSDYDSLKRLETQILEYDLNFEMNYIVTGKKLLQEAEQIIPNYWGIILIEKNSNGKLKISFERRAKLNPYLSFENFVALLTAEEVKKVAIGQPAVTNKYSKLQIRKFFKQDLVKLLNEHLSLNKKREIKHLIRLTLKSKTNEIAN; from the coding sequence ATGATGAAAGTTGATGAAAAAGAAATGCGAAATGCACTTATAAATCGTTTAAATGGTTATAAAGAGTGCTATATATATGAGGAATTCACTGTACCCTCTGGAAAAGCTAGGGCGGATGTAGTTGCGGTAAATGGCCATGTTATTGCATATGAAATCAAGAGTGATTACGATTCATTAAAGAGATTAGAGACACAAATTTTAGAATATGATTTAAACTTTGAGATGAATTATATTGTAACTGGAAAAAAGTTATTACAAGAAGCAGAACAAATCATACCTAATTATTGGGGTATAATTTTAATAGAAAAAAACTCTAATGGTAAATTAAAAATTAGTTTTGAACGTAGAGCAAAATTGAATCCATATCTTTCTTTCGAGAATTTTGTTGCACTATTGACTGCAGAGGAAGTGAAGAAAGTTGCAATTGGTCAACCTGCAGTAACGAATAAATACAGTAAACTTCAAATTCGAAAGTTTTTTAAGCAAGACTTAGTAAAATTGTTAAATGAACATCTTTCTTTAAACAAAAAGAGGGAAATTAAACATCTTATTAGGCTAACATTGAAATCAAAAACAAATGAAATCGCAAACTGA
- a CDS encoding AraC family transcriptional regulator, with protein sequence MKNLTLADWDSAKLTIIHISKNPQLMPVITCNCIFGFIAQGSGEWELHHTPLLHHKNIFLIVRDPINIHVTQEPSSECLWIYCNVSFDNTISEPLEPLIFYDAPKHWLTLIDNINTQWEMHTDASKYKTKLYLAELIYEMYTLDSNRLHEEQLTSQTLDYINKHFHENLSRHTIAEKMNYSVSYLSKQFKYQTGYGLIDYLLHTRIKHAKRLLVETHHSIQEVSKQIGYEDSSYFTRLFKKHTGLTPGQYKRLYLPTSLVLNNPNFELKSSDVFNQGPLYNDNCYQYEGGFLPMKFNWNHTIVASFVLCAALLLTACTNNDTTKESEETMVYHSINGDITYKKNPQRIVTDFYLGYLLALDVKPVGSNEAQLKNPYIPEKDKKEIEVIGDSIEKVLSLEPDLIITGNKEMYEQLSKIAPTIYIEYEENIPKLIKEFGIILNRENLAQEWQKNYQQQVQTARQKIARIIKPEETITVMDILDGKGTITIYGDGYTGYPVYTGLGLQMAPAVKAETTIKTPWVQISSEKISDFVGDRVIVARAADTPKVDFTTAPVWKSLDVVKNNEVYEIDNFKFWFTDPISVIGQMNDLTDLFIERANDKKTK encoded by the coding sequence TTGAAAAACCTTACTTTAGCAGATTGGGACTCGGCAAAATTAACCATTATACATATATCTAAAAATCCACAGTTAATGCCTGTCATTACTTGTAACTGTATTTTCGGTTTTATTGCTCAAGGGTCCGGCGAATGGGAATTACATCATACTCCCCTTTTACACCATAAAAACATCTTTTTGATTGTTCGTGACCCTATAAACATACATGTCACGCAGGAACCATCTTCAGAATGTCTATGGATCTATTGTAATGTTTCTTTTGATAACACAATATCTGAGCCCTTAGAGCCTCTCATTTTTTATGATGCACCGAAGCATTGGTTAACATTAATAGATAACATAAACACACAATGGGAAATGCACACTGATGCTAGTAAATATAAGACAAAATTATACTTAGCAGAATTAATCTATGAAATGTATACACTAGATTCAAATAGATTGCATGAGGAACAGTTAACCTCTCAAACATTAGATTATATAAATAAGCATTTTCATGAAAATTTATCGCGTCATACAATTGCAGAAAAAATGAATTACAGTGTATCTTATCTTTCTAAACAATTTAAATATCAAACTGGTTATGGTCTAATTGATTATTTATTACATACTCGTATCAAACATGCAAAGCGGCTTTTAGTTGAAACACATCATTCAATCCAAGAAGTTTCGAAGCAAATTGGTTACGAAGATTCTTCTTACTTTACTCGCCTATTTAAAAAACATACTGGGTTAACGCCTGGCCAATATAAAAGATTATATTTACCCACTTCTCTAGTGTTGAATAATCCTAATTTTGAGCTAAAATCCTCCGATGTATTCAATCAAGGACCTTTATATAATGATAATTGTTATCAATATGAAGGAGGCTTTTTACCAATGAAATTCAATTGGAACCATACTATAGTAGCTTCATTTGTTTTATGTGCTGCTTTATTATTAACAGCTTGTACAAACAACGACACTACCAAAGAATCAGAGGAAACAATGGTTTATCACTCCATCAATGGTGATATTACGTATAAAAAAAATCCGCAACGTATTGTTACTGATTTTTATTTAGGTTACTTACTTGCTTTAGATGTCAAACCAGTTGGTTCGAATGAAGCACAGCTAAAAAACCCTTATATTCCTGAAAAAGATAAAAAAGAAATTGAGGTGATCGGAGACTCTATAGAAAAAGTACTTTCATTAGAACCTGATTTAATTATTACAGGTAATAAAGAAATGTATGAGCAGCTTTCTAAAATTGCACCTACCATCTATATTGAATACGAAGAAAATATACCTAAACTCATTAAAGAATTTGGTATTATTTTAAATCGAGAAAATCTTGCCCAGGAGTGGCAAAAAAACTATCAACAACAAGTTCAAACCGCTCGCCAAAAAATTGCTCGTATTATTAAGCCTGAAGAAACAATAACTGTTATGGATATACTGGATGGTAAAGGAACCATCACTATTTATGGCGATGGTTATACAGGGTATCCTGTTTATACGGGATTAGGCTTACAAATGGCGCCAGCTGTAAAAGCAGAAACTACTATAAAAACCCCATGGGTACAAATTTCTTCAGAAAAAATTTCAGACTTTGTAGGGGACCGTGTTATCGTTGCAAGAGCGGCCGACACGCCTAAAGTCGACTTTACAACGGCTCCTGTATGGAAAAGTTTAGATGTTGTTAAAAATAATGAAGTGTACGAAATAGATAATTTCAAATTTTGGTTTACAGATCCCATTTCTGTTATTGGTCAAATGAACGATCTAACTGACTTATTTATCGAGCGTGCCAATGATAAGAAAACAAAATAA
- a CDS encoding NAD(P)/FAD-dependent oxidoreductase, translated as MSINEQDIYDVTIIGGGPAGMYSAFYSGMREMRTKIIEIKHELGGFMRTYPEKLIWDVGGVEPVRCEEIINALITQAKTFDPTIVYGQEIVGMEQREDKIFELIAKTGERHFSRTVILAAGRGITKIQKLNIEGADRYELTNLHYTVTDKSKFANKRVLISGGGDSAVEWAIAIAPIAKEVIVVHRREDFKAFESSVSQMKQVATSLVPYVVTSLHGNNTKIERVTVQHVTSGESTQFEVDEIIVNHGFERSFYGPIMEWGFECEEYGISVSPKMHTSIPGIFGAGDFITHPSKVRLIAGAFNDAILAVNSAKLYLDPTGVDMAGVSSHNDRFAEKNEKIIQRYMSN; from the coding sequence ATGTCAATAAATGAACAAGACATTTATGACGTAACAATTATTGGTGGTGGACCAGCTGGCATGTATTCCGCATTTTATAGTGGGATGCGCGAAATGAGAACAAAAATTATTGAGATTAAGCATGAGCTCGGTGGTTTTATGAGAACGTATCCAGAAAAGCTAATTTGGGATGTAGGTGGTGTTGAGCCTGTTCGCTGTGAAGAAATAATAAATGCACTTATTACTCAAGCGAAAACATTTGATCCAACCATCGTTTATGGGCAAGAAATTGTTGGCATGGAACAGCGGGAAGATAAAATTTTTGAGTTAATTGCTAAAACAGGAGAACGTCATTTTAGCAGAACGGTCATTTTAGCAGCAGGTCGTGGTATTACCAAAATTCAAAAGTTAAATATAGAAGGAGCAGATCGTTACGAATTAACTAATTTACACTATACAGTTACGGATAAATCTAAGTTTGCCAATAAACGTGTTTTAATTTCAGGTGGTGGTGACTCTGCTGTGGAATGGGCGATTGCCATTGCACCAATTGCTAAGGAAGTCATTGTTGTTCATCGTCGAGAAGATTTCAAAGCGTTTGAATCATCTGTTTCGCAAATGAAGCAAGTTGCCACATCACTAGTCCCCTATGTTGTGACTAGTTTGCACGGCAACAACACCAAAATAGAACGGGTTACTGTCCAACATGTTACATCTGGTGAGAGCACACAATTTGAAGTCGATGAAATAATTGTTAATCACGGCTTTGAACGATCCTTCTACGGTCCTATTATGGAATGGGGCTTTGAATGTGAAGAATATGGTATATCTGTTTCGCCTAAAATGCACACAAGTATTCCAGGCATATTTGGTGCTGGTGATTTTATTACTCACCCTAGTAAGGTTCGCCTGATAGCTGGTGCGTTTAATGATGCCATTCTAGCCGTTAATAGTGCGAAGCTATATTTAGATCCTACCGGAGTCGATATGGCTGGTGTATCCTCTCACAATGACCGCTTCGCTGAAAAAAATGAGAAAATTATACAACGCTATATGTCTAATTAA
- a CDS encoding ABC transporter substrate-binding protein, with protein sequence MFKKYYAFLPLLMMVFALAACNSEPTEDNQNTQSSEETAATTKTVKGLFGDVTIPTNPKNMLVFNSNYAEFLLSIDIVPQKVLVVDEIEPDYRPKLFKENNVEMINTPQYEENLEQILSLAPDLIVVQGNVIDAKKYEELSKIAPTLAVDANGSIEEALPALGKVFEKEKEAEATLTAYNNKVTEAKEKLQQAIGDKTVMVLRVEPKQYRFMGAKAEGPGSGLIYRQLGLKIPEQLADSEDWFTPLSLEILPEIKPDYIFVEKRVLENYSSDESMKSLEDSPLWQSMEAVQNGRVFPLDTKDYAVGLGPIGTELLIDYIVEKLVP encoded by the coding sequence ATGTTTAAAAAATATTATGCTTTCTTACCATTGCTAATGATGGTTTTCGCTTTGGCTGCATGTAATAGTGAGCCAACGGAAGACAATCAAAACACACAGTCATCAGAAGAAACAGCGGCTACTACCAAAACCGTTAAAGGACTTTTCGGCGATGTTACGATCCCGACAAATCCTAAAAATATGTTAGTGTTTAACTCTAATTATGCAGAGTTTTTACTATCTATTGACATTGTGCCCCAAAAAGTTTTAGTGGTAGATGAAATAGAGCCTGACTATCGTCCAAAGCTTTTTAAAGAAAATAATGTAGAAATGATTAATACCCCTCAATATGAAGAAAATTTAGAGCAAATACTTTCATTGGCTCCTGATTTAATTGTCGTGCAAGGGAATGTGATCGATGCTAAAAAATATGAAGAGCTAAGTAAAATAGCCCCTACCCTTGCCGTGGATGCCAATGGTTCTATAGAAGAAGCACTTCCTGCATTAGGTAAAGTTTTTGAGAAAGAAAAAGAAGCTGAAGCAACCCTGACTGCTTACAATAACAAAGTGACAGAAGCTAAAGAAAAACTACAACAAGCCATTGGCGATAAAACAGTCATGGTATTAAGGGTTGAACCAAAACAGTATCGCTTCATGGGCGCTAAAGCAGAGGGACCAGGTAGTGGTTTAATCTATCGTCAGCTAGGATTAAAAATTCCAGAACAATTAGCAGATTCAGAAGATTGGTTTACACCGTTATCTCTTGAAATCTTACCAGAAATTAAACCAGACTATATTTTCGTTGAAAAGAGAGTGTTAGAAAATTATAGCAGTGATGAATCGATGAAGAGTTTAGAAGATAGTCCGCTATGGCAATCCATGGAGGCTGTACAGAATGGTCGCGTGTTCCCATTAGATACAAAGGATTATGCAGTTGGACTAGGTCCTATTGGCACAGAACTACTAATCGACTATATTGTTGAAAAGTTGGTGCCCTAA
- a CDS encoding helix-turn-helix domain-containing protein: MYQSHQSWFAQWQATHRITNGWIKGRTVHVMTNNALILITDGQASWSINGRVQHVHLGNLLAVEKNSVVEILDNSNYALAGWIIYFDIYDLTTHTLSERQPILENESQMTKIPEVVLATISRDLMEPIDHTSNTSIIMNQYILYTLLKHVYQPQNNEKLTVENKLQLSIEYIHNHYNELITREQLANSIGISPWHFSRKFKEQYGLSLSEYLATYRIYRAQEALLTTSARSQDIAKNVGFEDAHYFSRRFKAIVGVSPKNYIKSIAQQRICFLSPLYAEIALALNIIPHSVVITASLVPSYQRALFNSHQIHTMDMGHYIIDIDQIQRQQPTLIIGNILDDQIKNELREIAPVISGLPNEMTSLINYFGTLFHCEEQAASLINESLTNVKKYKQDLANVLRRKPTLVYLRVEHFGYRYIGERSCEIARLLYNELDLSMPPNLQGKEYSFNDLSLGDLLQANPIFLLLEKRIMDYFSSEENMKNLLNSDQWNMLDAVKNNRILFVDTSLGLNNCGIFGKPIILQNLYQFFKEQH; this comes from the coding sequence ATGTATCAATCACATCAATCTTGGTTTGCGCAATGGCAAGCTACACACCGTATTACGAATGGATGGATAAAAGGTAGGACTGTCCATGTTATGACAAATAATGCACTCATTTTAATTACAGATGGGCAAGCTTCATGGAGTATAAATGGTCGGGTACAACATGTACACCTAGGCAATTTATTAGCCGTTGAGAAGAATTCTGTTGTCGAGATACTGGACAATAGCAATTATGCATTAGCCGGATGGATCATTTATTTTGACATATATGACCTCACTACTCATACCCTTAGTGAACGGCAACCTATTCTTGAAAATGAATCCCAAATGACCAAAATTCCTGAGGTAGTATTGGCTACGATTAGCCGTGATTTAATGGAGCCTATAGATCATACTTCAAACACTTCCATCATTATGAATCAATATATTTTATACACCTTACTAAAACATGTATATCAGCCGCAAAATAACGAAAAACTCACGGTCGAAAATAAATTACAACTATCAATTGAATATATACATAACCATTACAATGAATTGATTACAAGAGAACAATTAGCTAATAGTATCGGTATTAGCCCATGGCACTTTTCTCGAAAATTTAAGGAGCAATATGGCTTATCTTTATCAGAATATCTAGCAACTTATCGCATTTATCGTGCACAGGAGGCTTTACTCACTACTTCAGCACGCTCACAGGACATTGCTAAAAATGTCGGCTTTGAAGATGCCCATTACTTTAGTAGACGATTTAAAGCAATAGTTGGCGTCTCTCCAAAAAATTATATAAAATCAATTGCTCAGCAGCGGATATGTTTTTTATCTCCCCTGTATGCTGAGATTGCACTGGCACTAAACATTATCCCTCATAGTGTAGTGATTACTGCTTCCCTAGTGCCCAGTTATCAACGGGCATTATTTAACTCCCATCAAATTCATACTATGGATATGGGGCATTACATCATTGATATTGACCAAATTCAACGCCAACAGCCTACATTAATTATTGGCAATATACTAGATGATCAAATTAAAAATGAATTACGTGAAATTGCTCCTGTTATTAGTGGATTACCAAATGAAATGACGAGCTTAATCAACTATTTCGGGACACTATTTCACTGTGAGGAGCAAGCAGCTTCATTAATTAACGAATCTCTTACTAACGTTAAAAAGTATAAACAGGACTTAGCAAATGTTCTACGAAGAAAACCTACGCTAGTATATTTAAGGGTTGAGCATTTTGGTTATCGATATATCGGTGAAAGATCATGCGAGATTGCTCGGCTACTCTATAACGAACTCGATCTTTCTATGCCTCCAAATTTACAAGGGAAAGAATATAGCTTTAATGACTTGTCACTAGGAGATTTATTACAGGCCAACCCTATTTTTTTATTGCTAGAAAAACGAATAATGGATTATTTCAGCTCTGAGGAAAATATGAAAAACTTACTAAATAGTGATCAATGGAACATGTTAGATGCTGTTAAAAACAATCGTATTCTTTTCGTTGATACGTCACTTGGACTAAACAACTGTGGTATTTTTGGAAAACCTATTATTCTACAAAATCTCTATCAATTTTTTAAAGAACAACACTAA